A genomic segment from Colletotrichum higginsianum IMI 349063 chromosome 5, whole genome shotgun sequence encodes:
- a CDS encoding Ribosomal protein l24e, producing MDEHHHHHQAPAGQTGGDDVRQSQVFSGSYGSHGGYPAPSSGSMPHMGSSSHGGAVAARRHSRSDNGEPEDLFPNIPEAKKRKFILVEDNVRGSRLRVRVTLDGVDTKEIPDSFRKGASVFPRSYFPREMQSPPPSATGSKFFQEDADEEDDGVEETDGRGSRRGAGNSKSMVKVPIGENTEGEVAIPRMRKSVRGKEVRLNDLGYRMAWLQSRVFAGRTVFLQRALDCYRNKTRSAIESIMQDVKTLAPHYETRVGKRKWNERIRKGEAEE from the exons ATGGACgaacaccaccaccaccaccaggcCCCGGCCGGTCAGACGGGTGGAGATGACGTGCGGCAGTCACAGGTCTTCTCCGGCAGCTACGGCAGTCACGGCGGCTACCCGGCTCCCAGCTCCGGCTCGATGCCGCACATGGGCAGCAGCTCtcacggcggcgccgtcgctgcGCGCCGCCACAGCCGCAGCGACAACGGCGAGCCCGAGGACCTCTTCCCCAACATCCCGGAGGCCAAGAAACGCAAGTTCATTCTCGTTGAAGACAATGTCCGAGGCTCCCGTCTGCGTGTCAGAGTCACGCTCGACGGTGTCGACACCAAGGAGATACCCGACTCCTTCCGCAAGGGCGCCTCTGTCTTCCCCCGGTCGTACTTCCCGCGCGAGATGCagagcccgccgccgtcggccacTGGCTCCAAGTTCTTCCAAGAGGATgctgacgaagaggacgacggtGTTGAGGAGACTGACGGCCGCGGCTCTCGCAGGGGCGCTGGCAACAGCAAGTCCATGGTCAAGGTTCCCATTGGCGAGAATACAGAGGGAGAGGTTGCCATTCCGCGTATGAGAAAGAGCGTCAGAGGCAAGGAGGTTCGGCTTAACGACCTCGGATACCGCATGGCGTGGCTGCAGAGCCGTGTCTTTGCGGGACGGACTGTGTTCCTCCAGAGAGCTC TGGACTGCTACCGCAACAAGACTCGGTCTGCCATTGAGTCCATCATGCAGGATGTCAAGACGCTGGCACCTCACTATGAGACGCGCGTTGGCAAGCGGAAGTGGAACGAGAGAATAAGGAAGGGTGAGGCCGAGGAGTAG
- a CDS encoding Ribosomal protein L24E yields MGLFSMQHHPHHQPQGQAPTQQQQHLQHQQHPRPSSIVHQQHHPQAQSQQHPSYASAGHPIAPAYQQQSQPTNPQHSQDALPYYAHPSPYSTPGATSGYTSADQSDMMAAAQMPRPPYPPMSYHTPQSNSPASVASPSQHDQHRSIYGQPPSQPLQQHMYYQTQQAHYPSMQAQPQQSPYAQHAAQTHQSMSSQPNMMMSAQSQQQQQQQQQQQQHMPQHPSQHNQAQMSNSPRGQMKSEPQVPLQLQKPQTTPMQHAQHPQNGAALNTPTGSTPGGVNPNAAPGPIPATTPLVVRQDQNGVQWIAFEYSRDRVKMEYTIRCDVESVNTDELSAEFKTENCVYPRACCPKDQYRGNRQVYETECNTVGWALAQLNPPLRGKRGLIQRAVDSWRNSNQDPRLRSRRVRRMAKMNTRKSVQGGPHPGAHMGGPSPPGMPQGPGGMGPAGASTKMPGMNMGHMSHANAPGGGDEVGMFHQM; encoded by the exons ATGGGTCTTTTCTCTATGCAGCATCACCCCCACCATCAGCCCCAGGGTCAAGCACCTactcagcagcagcaacaccTGCAGCACCAGCAACATCCTCGACCCTCGAGCATCGTTCATCAACAGCATCATCCCCAGGCCCAGTCGCAGCAGCATCCCTCCTACGCCTCCGCTGGACATCCCATCGCGCCCGCCTACCAGCAGCAGAGCCAACCCACGAACCCCCAGCACTCCCAGGACGCTCTCCCATACTACGCCCATCCGAGTCCCTACAGCACCCCAGGCGCGACAAGCGGATACACATCCGCCG ACCAATCCGACATGATGGCCGCCGCTCAAATGCCGAGACCACCTTACCCTCCCATGTCTTACCACACACCGCAGTCGAACTCGCCCGCGTCGGTAGCCTCTCCTTCTCAGCATGACCAGCACCGGAGCATCTACGgccagccgccgtcgcagcCTCTCCAGCAGCACATGTACTACCAGACCCAGCAAGCGCACTATCCGTCGATGCAGGCACAACCTCAGCAGTCGCCTTACGCGCAACATGCCGCCCAGACGCACCAGTCCATGTCCTCGCAGCCCAAcatgatgatgtcggcgcagtctcagcagcagcaacagcaacagcagcagcagcaacaacacatGCCCCAGCATCCGTCGCAACACAACCAGGCCCAGATGTCCAACAGCCCGCGCGGCCAGATGAAGTCGGAGCCCCAGGTCCCGCTGCAGCTGCAGAAGCCCCAGACGACTCCCATGCAACACGCTCAGCACCCGCAAAACGGTGCCGCTCTCAACACTCCCACCGGATCGACCCCGGGAGGCGTCAACCCTAACGCGGCGCCCGGCCCCATTCCGGCCACCACGCCTTTGGTCGTCAGACAAGACCAGAACGGCGTTCAATGGATCGCGTTCGAGTATTCTCGCGACCGCGTCAAGATGGAATACACGATCCGTTGCGACGTCGAGTCTGTCAACACGGACGAGCTGTCGGCTGAGTTCAAGACGGAGAATTGCGTCTACCCCAGAGCCTGCTGCCCCAAGGATCAATACCGAGGCAACCGCCAAGTATACGAGACGGAGTGTAACACGGTCGGCTGGGCCCTCGCCCAGCTGAACCCTCCTCTGCGCGGCAAGCGTGGCCTCATCCAGCGCGCCGTGGACAGCTGGCGCAACAGCAACCAAGATCCTCGGCTTCGGAGCCGAAGAGTCCGCCGCATGGCCAAGATGAACACGCGGAAATCGGTTCAGGGAGGTCCTCACCCCGGTGCTCACATGGGCGGCCCCAGTCCGCCAGGGATGCCTCAAGGCCCGGGTGGCATGGGCCCCGCGGGTGCGTCAACCAAGATGCCTGGAATGAACATGGGTCATATGTCGCACGCCAACGCTCCGGGTGGAGGGGATGAAGTCGGTATGTTTCACCAGATGTGA